The window CATCTCGAGGCCGATGTAGAGCGTCAGCAGATCGGCGGCCGAGACCATCATGCCCATGCCCACACTCGCGAAAAGCACGAGCAGCGGGAATTCGGCACGCATCGAATCGTAGCGTTCGAAGTAGCTCGGCGCGAGAACCAGCGTCACCGCGGCCGAACCATAGATCAGGATCTTGGCGTAGCTGGCAAAGGCGTCCGCGCGGAACTGGCCGAAGAAGGCCGAGGTTTCCGGCCCCATCGCCCCGCCGCAAAGGGCAGGAGCGACAAGAGCCATGGCCGCGACGAGCGTGGCGACCGACACGATCGAGATGAGGCGGCTCGCCTTGTCCCCACCCCAGGCGGCGACAAGGAGCAGAACCAGGCCTGCGACGGTGATTGTTTCTTCAGGCGCGATCAGGCGCAGCGACTGCGACCAGTCCATCAGTGTGCCCCCCCATGCGCAGAGACTTCTTCGTGCGCAGGCTTAGGATTGCCTGCCGTCGGCTTGGCATCACCCTCCGGCGCCGCACGGGCGATCCGGGCTTCCAGCGCAGCAATATCGGCGCGCATCGGAGCCATGAAGCTCTCAGGGTAGATGCCCATCCACAGGACCGGGATACCAAGCGCGACAACCATCAGGATCTCACGCGCGTCCAGGTCCGGCATGGCGGCGGCATCGGCGTTCTTCTGGGGGCCAAAGACCACCCGGCGGTAAAGGTAGAGCATGTAGGCCGCACCCAGGATGATGCTGGTGGTGGAGATAAGGCCAACCCAGCTCGAGACCTGGTAGGCGCCTGCAAGGCTCAGGAATTCGCCAACGAACCCGCTGGTCCCCGGCAGACCGATGGAAGCCATCGTGAACAGCAGGAAGAACAGCGCGTAACGCGGCATGTTGATGGCAAGACCGCCGTAGCGGGCGATCTCACGGGTGTGGAGACGATCGTAGATGATGCCCACGCACAGGAACAGCGCACCCGACACGAGGCCGTGGCTCAGCATGACCAGCATCGAACCTTCAAGACCCTGCGCGTTGAACGCGAAGAGACCGACGGTGACGATCGCCATATGCGCAACCGACGAGTAGGCGATCAGCTTCTTCATGTCGTCCTGCACCAGCGCGATGAGCGAGGTGACGACAACCGCGGTCATCGAGAGGCCCCAGATCAGCGGCGCAAACTGCGCCGACGCTTCAGGGAACATCGGAAGCGAGAAGCGGATGAAACCGTAACCACCCATCTTCAGAAGGACACCGGCCAGGATGACCGAGCCTGCCGTCGGCGCCTGAACGTGCGCTGCGGGAAGCCAGGTGTGCACCGGCCACATCGGCATCTTCACGGCAAAGCTCGCGAAGAAGGCCAGCCACAGCCAGGTCTGCGCCTGCGGATCGAAATCGTAGGCCATCAGGGTCGGGATGTCGGTCGTGCCCGACACGTTCACCATCCACAGCATCGCGATCAGCATCAGCACCGAGCCGAGAAGCGTGTAGAGGAAGAACTTGTAGGACGCGTAGATACGGTCCGCACCGCCCCAGATGCCGATGATCAGGTACATCGGGATCAGGCCAGCTTCGAAGAAGATGTAGAACAGGAAGAGATCCTGAGCGGCAAACACGCCGATCATGAGCATCTCGACCAGCAGGAAGGCGGCCATGTACTCGCCCACACGCTTTTCGACCGACTTCCAGCTCGCGCCGATGCAGACCGGCATGAGGAAGACGGAAAGCATGATCAGGAGCAGAGCAATGCCATCGATACCCAAGGCATACTTGAAGCCCGCGAAGAGCTCGTGGCTCTCCTGGAACTGCCACTGGGCACCGCCCACATCGAAGTTAAGCCAAAGGACAACACCAAGAGCCAGATTGGCCAGGGTTGCCGCCAGCGCGAGGACACGCGCTGACTTGGCATCAAGGTAAAGACACACCAGTGCCGCCGCGAGCGGCACCAGGAGCATCAGACTGAGGATCGGAAAACCACTCATCATCTTATCCCGCGATCACCCAGCTGATGGCGCCAACAAGGCCCAGCAGCATGACAAGAGCGTAGCTGTACAGGTAGCCCGACTGGACCTTCTGCGCGTAGGTCGAACCCTTGGACACGACCCAGGCCGCGCCGTCCGGACCGAACCGGTCGATAATCCCGATATCGAGCACCTTCCAGAACAGCTTGCCGAAAGCGAAGGCGCCCTTGATGAACACGAGATTGTAAAGTTCGTCGAACATCCACTTGCGGTAGACGAAGGTGTAGACCGGACCGATCTGCTCCACGACCTTGGCGGGGAACGACGTGTTCTTGATGTAACCGTACCAGGCAATGACCAGGCCGATCAGCATCACGATAAAGGGCATGTACTTATAGATACCCGAGACACCGTGCATCGCGTGGATCAGGTGTTCGTGGAAGACGAGACCGCCCTTCCAGAACTCACCCGTGCCCTCACTGACGAACCAGTGCTGGAACGCGAAGCCGGCAACCACAGCACCAACCGAGAGGATGATCAGCGGCAGAAGCATGACCAGCGGGCTCTCGTGCGGGTGGTAACCACCGGTGCCTTCGAGTGCGTGGCCGTGATCGCCGTGGCCATGGTCGTCATGACCGTGGCCGTGCGCATCATGAACGGCGTGCTGGATGTGCTCCGAACCGGCCCAACGGGGCTTGCCGAAGAAGGTGAGGAACACCAGGCGCCACGAGTAGAAGCTCGTCATGAGCGCCGCGGCGATACCCATCCAGTAGGCGAAGAGGCCCATCGAGGTGCCGCTTGCGAAAGCGGCTTCGATGATCGAGTCCTTCGAGTAGTACCCGGCAAAGCCGACACCGAAAAGACCCACGCCCGTGATGGCCAGCGTGCCCATCGTCATGGCCCAGAAGGTTACCGGGATCTTCTTGCGAAGGTCCCCGTAGAACCGCATGTCCTGCTCGTGGTGCATCGCGTGGATGACCGAACCGGCGCAGAGGAACAGCAGGGCCTTGAAAAAGGCGTGCGTGAAGAGGTGGAACATCGCCGAGCCGAACGCGCCGACACCGATGGCGAAGAACATGTAGCCGAGCTGCGAACAGGTCGAGTACGCGATCACGCGCTTGATGTCCCACTGCGTGCAGCCAACGGTAGCCGCGAAGAAGCAGGTGGCCGCACCGATGAAGGTGATCACCGTCATCGTCGTCGCGCTGGCTTCGAACATGGGCGAGAGACGGCAGCACATGAAGACACCGGCGGTGACCATGGTCGCCGCGTGGATGAGGGCCGAGACCGGGGTCGGGCCTTCCATCGCGTCCGGGAGCCAGGTGTGGAGGCCCAGCTGTGCCGACTTGCCCATCGCGCCCACGAACAGCAGCAGCGTGATCACCGTCATCGTGTCGGCACGCATGCCGAGGAAGCCGATGGTCGAGCCCGCCATGCCCGGAACCGCATCAAGGATCTCGGGGATCGAGACGGTGCCGAAGACGATGTAGGTCGCAAAGATGCCGAGCATGAAGCCAAGGTCACCAACACGGTTGACAACGAAGGCCTTGATAGCGGCGGCCCCTGCCGAAGGCTTGCGCAGGTAGAAGCCGATGAGAAGGTACGAGGCGAGGCCCACGCCTTCCCAACCGAAGAACATC is drawn from Novosphingobium decolorationis and contains these coding sequences:
- a CDS encoding NADH-quinone oxidoreductase subunit M, yielding MSGFPILSLMLLVPLAAALVCLYLDAKSARVLALAATLANLALGVVLWLNFDVGGAQWQFQESHELFAGFKYALGIDGIALLLIMLSVFLMPVCIGASWKSVEKRVGEYMAAFLLVEMLMIGVFAAQDLFLFYIFFEAGLIPMYLIIGIWGGADRIYASYKFFLYTLLGSVLMLIAMLWMVNVSGTTDIPTLMAYDFDPQAQTWLWLAFFASFAVKMPMWPVHTWLPAAHVQAPTAGSVILAGVLLKMGGYGFIRFSLPMFPEASAQFAPLIWGLSMTAVVVTSLIALVQDDMKKLIAYSSVAHMAIVTVGLFAFNAQGLEGSMLVMLSHGLVSGALFLCVGIIYDRLHTREIARYGGLAINMPRYALFFLLFTMASIGLPGTSGFVGEFLSLAGAYQVSSWVGLISTTSIILGAAYMLYLYRRVVFGPQKNADAAAMPDLDAREILMVVALGIPVLWMGIYPESFMAPMRADIAALEARIARAAPEGDAKPTAGNPKPAHEEVSAHGGAH
- the nuoL gene encoding NADH-quinone oxidoreductase subunit L, producing MHPILIIVFLPLLAAIITGLGNKDLGGMPAKVITTVGLFISAALSWSVFIPYLTGSAEPTVVPVLHWVASGSFVFDWALRVDTLTAVMLVVVTSVSSLVHLYSWGYMDDEPDKPRFFAYLSLFTFMMLMLVTADNLVQMFFGWEGVGLASYLLIGFYLRKPSAGAAAIKAFVVNRVGDLGFMLGIFATYIVFGTVSIPEILDAVPGMAGSTIGFLGMRADTMTVITLLLFVGAMGKSAQLGLHTWLPDAMEGPTPVSALIHAATMVTAGVFMCCRLSPMFEASATTMTVITFIGAATCFFAATVGCTQWDIKRVIAYSTCSQLGYMFFAIGVGAFGSAMFHLFTHAFFKALLFLCAGSVIHAMHHEQDMRFYGDLRKKIPVTFWAMTMGTLAITGVGLFGVGFAGYYSKDSIIEAAFASGTSMGLFAYWMGIAAALMTSFYSWRLVFLTFFGKPRWAGSEHIQHAVHDAHGHGHDDHGHGDHGHALEGTGGYHPHESPLVMLLPLIILSVGAVVAGFAFQHWFVSEGTGEFWKGGLVFHEHLIHAMHGVSGIYKYMPFIVMLIGLVIAWYGYIKNTSFPAKVVEQIGPVYTFVYRKWMFDELYNLVFIKGAFAFGKLFWKVLDIGIIDRFGPDGAAWVVSKGSTYAQKVQSGYLYSYALVMLLGLVGAISWVIAG